TGGGCTTCGGCGTAGTCGGGTTTGAGGGTCAGGGCTCGGTCGTAGGCCGCCAGGGCTTGGTCGAGCTGGCCACGGCGTTTGAGGACAATGCCGTGGTGCATCCAGTAGGCGGGGTTGCTGGGCGCGAGGGCCAGGGCTTGGCGCAGGCTGGTGTCGGCTTGGTCGAGCGTCCCTTGCTGGAAGTGGATCAGGCCGAGCTGGTGCCAAGCCTCGGCATGCTGGGGAGCGGCGGCGAGGATGGCTTGGTAGAGCTGGGCGGCGGCGGGGAGGTTGCCGGCGCGCTGGTGGGCGGCGGCGGCAGCGAGGGCGTCAGCCAGGCTGAGTGTTTGTTCGCCCTGCCCCGCCATCGGCTGCCCCTTAAGCGACCTGCAACGCCTCCATCACCGCCAACCGCTTCGCCGCGAAGCTCTCCGCCTCGCCGGTCAGATGCGCCAGGTTGTCCGCCTCGCTCTCCAGTGCCTTGCCCTCCTTGAGTACCCGCTGACCTTGCGCCTTGAGTTGCTCCCAGACGAAGGCGGCCCAGTCGGCGGGCATCTGGCGGCCTTGCTGACGGGCGAGCAGAAAGAGCTGATGGAAGCGATCCACATGGATCCCACCGCCGGTGACCGGGCTGGCCAGGAAACGAATGGCGTCGCTGCCGCGCGCCTGCTGCATCAGGTGGGCATTGAGCGCGTCGGTGTGCGTGCGGCGTTCGGAGGCAACGGCCTCGTCCTGGGCCAGGTGCAGATGCCCGCCGCCGGCGAGAATGCGCACCGTCTCCCAAAGCTGGGCGAAGGCGATCTTCTTCCCCACTAGTGCTTGTTCGATCTGCGCGAACGTGCGTGGTTGATGGTCGGTCAGTATCTCAAGCAGTGCGGTGTACAGTGCCTCGTTTAACGTGGCCTTGCCCAAGGTACCAGTGACCTTGATCGGCACATCCGCTCCCGAGGTGGTCAACACCAGACGCAGCGCGCGGATTTGCGCACGCTGCTCGAGCGCATTGAGCCGGCGAGGGCCTTTGACCCAGTAGTCGCGGCGAAACTGCTGGTTGACCATGAAGTTGCGCACACCGGCGCGAAACAGCGGGTCGGGGATCTCGGCGAGCAGTGTGCGTTGCTCTTCGGTCAGGTGAATGGCATCGATGGCATCGAGCGGATGGGCGCTGCCGGCATAGTCGAGCTTGGCCGGTTGCAGCCACTCGGCCATCGTGCCCAGCGACATCGGCGCCCAGTCGCGGTTGAAGTATTCGTGCGCCAGATAGGCGCGGTTGTGCTCCTTGAGCTTATTGAAGCGCGCGGCGATGGCGGGGTTTTCCCGCGCATAGGCGGGATTGGTCGCGAGCAGCCGCTCGACAAAACCGATGGCGCCATCAATGCGCCCGACCCGCCCCTGGCCGGGTGCGCCAAGGATATCGGTATGCGCCTTGAGCAGTTCGCGCAGCGGCACGAAGGCGGCCCAGCCGGGAAAGCAGTTGTAGCTGATGTAGAGCACGCCACCGGGGTTGAGATGCCGGCGCGCGAACTCGGCAATCACCCGGCGATTCTCGTCGCTGATCCAGCTCCAGATGCCGTGCAGGGCGATGAAGTCGAACCCGGGCAGATCGTGGCGCTGGGCGAAGTCGGCAAAGGCGTCGTCGAACACCCGCGCCTCGCTGCCGGCAATGCGGGTGAGCTCTTGGGCGAAAGCGGCCTGGCTCGGGTTGAAGTCGGTGCCCCACCAGCGCACCGGGCTGGCGGCGGCGTGCAGGTTCAGACTCAGGCCCTGGCCGAAGCCGAGCTCGCAGGCGGTGGTGATCCGGGGTAGCGCCAGACCGGCTTGCAGCAGAGCCAGGGCGATGCGGGTGGGGTTGAGTTCGTTGTAGTAACCGTGGGTGTAGCCCAGGTCGGCGACATAGCCGGCGGTCCAGTCGGTCATGGGTGATCTTTCGGTTCGCGGATGTTAGAAAAGTGAGGCCAGCTCGCCGTCGCTGACCGGCAGTCTCGGAAATCGCCGTCGTGCCGATTAGTGCGTGATCGCGTTCTGCTGTGCCTTACGCTGCGCGTCGAGCTGTTTCAGGAGTTGGCTCAGGCCATTGATAATCGAGATACTTGCGTCACCGGCAGAATCAGTGTACCGGCCTCGACCACGGAATAGTCCGGACCGGTTTGCACAAACTGAATGCGCGGGTTGCTGTGTAACCACCTTCGGCTATTCCCGCCCCTGGTAACTAACCGGCCCCACCTCCTCGTCACAAAAGGCGTCCGGTCGCCAACCCCCTCCAGCATCGATCCAGCGATCAAGCGCCTTCAGCGCGTAGGCTTGCTGTTCAGCGGTCAGTTGACGACGCCAATCGCGGTCCTGGCCCAAAGGCGCATGCCCGACATGGAGCAGCGACTCAGGGTCATAGTGTGAGTCGCCGGCTTTGATCAGCACCGCGCCTTTGCTGTCCAAGGCCTCGGCCCGCTGCTGGGTCGCGCTGAAGCTGGTCTCTCTCGCGATACGCTCAATCACCTCATCCGCGGCTTTAACGTCGAGAAATCGGGCAATCCGTCGAATCGACGCGACATCGCGGAGCATCAAATCATCGAAGGCGATGAACAACGCATGGCCGGTCGCTCGCCATCGCCTCATATCGTCAATGCTGCGAATGATCTGCCCAACAGCGTGTTCCAGCTTTGCGCCAAAAAAATCCACCATCGAAGCCACCGCATTCATTGGTGGCCGATAGGTCACAATGACCTTGGCGGCTCCCTGCCCAGCCAAATCAATGGCACCGCTCGTCGCGCCATGGAACTTCAGCACATGGTAACCAGCGACGGCCGCTTGCTCATTCAATCTCGCATCCACCCGTCGTCCTTCGCCGCAATAGCCGGCGGTGACCGCCGCCGCGCCTTTGGCCTGAGCCATCAGATGGCGCGTGACATTGTAGGACCAAGTCGACCCGCTGCGCTGCATGCCGGCACAAAACACCCAACGATAACCGTCGCTCGCCACCGGTCGCCCGATCCGCCGTGGTCCGCAAACGTCCCGCACCTCCTTGCCTACGCGCTGCCACCATGCCCGATTTCGATGCGCCGGCCCGACGGGGCCCGCGCGCAACGGGTGTGTCGAATCCAGTCGCATCGGGGCGCCGGTCAGCCAAGCTTGCAACGCGATGCGTCGATCCATTTCAAAGCTTCGGTTAGGATTCGCACCCAGCTGTCGGAACAACCCCGTATTGCACTGGAAATAGGACGAATGCGCGCGCAGACGCTCTCGGCTTTCGTGCATGGCCGCGCGTAACCAGGCCGCCATCGCACATTCTTTGCCCATGGCCCGCGGTTCACAATCGTCAAAGCGCGCGCTTGGCGGCAGAAAAGGTCGATCCAATTTCACCTGCAGCCGTTGTTGATCGAAGACTTTGATTAACTTCCCATTGAGCTTCGCCGCCGCCGCACGCTCGCCGCAGGCACTCAAGACCCGAATCCGCAGCAAGATTGTCGCCAGATGAGCATCCCCGGCCTCGGCCAACTGCTCCAACCGCGCCCGGCTGTGACGCAGCCACGCCCAACGTGCGCTCAAGGATTGGCCGGCATCCGCCGCGCTCAGACAGGCATCCAACGCGGCTTCATACTGAGCCCAATGCACATCACCCGCCCGATCCAGCCGCTGCCAGGCAGGGAGCGTGGCGCCGTCGGCCTTGATACTCGCAACAAACGGCAGCCCTTGGAGTGCCTCGGCCCAACGGCGTACCGGCGCCGGCGCTTCGGCGTTGACTTCAGCACTGGTCAACAGCCAGCCGCTCGCTTGCAGTTGCGCGGCTCGGCTCGGCTTGCAGGCAAACAGGTTGAGCTGATAGCCATCCAGCTCCTCATCGGGCAGGACGGGCGCCAGCGCCTGCAACCCCGGCACCAGCCGATAGCGGTCGTAGCCGAGCGCGGCGAAGGCTTCGAGCAGACCGGTGTTGGGTGCATTGCCGTGTTTCCACTCAAAGAGCACCAGCGGGTTTTGCTCGGCGAAGAAGTACGCCCCGCCTTGGAGGATGCGAATTTCCTCGCCCTCGGCGTCGAGCTTGAGGACATCGACCTGGAAGCCGGCGGGCCAGTTGGCGGAGTCCAGCAGCGCATCCAGGGTGGTCAGGCGTACGGTCTCGGTCTGACCGGGTGCGGCGCCGGCCTCGGCGTTCAGAGTGTTCAGCTCGCTGTTGGCGCCGATGGTGAGCGTCGCTTCGCCCTGGTGATCGGACAGGCCGACGCGCAGCAGGGTGAGCACATCCCCAAAGCCATTCGCGGCGATACTGCGCTTAAGCATGTCAGCGGGCGCGCTGGCCGGCTCGCAGGCGATCACCCGCCCCTGCCCGCGCAGCCGCTTGGCCAGACTCAGGGCATAGAGGCCATGATTGGCGCCGATGTCGAGCACGCCCATGCCCGGTTGCACCAGCTCGCGCAAAAACGGCAGCTCGGCCTCGAACCAGTCCTCCTGCTCCAGCAGCACATAGGCCGTCATACGCCGCACGTCGGGCGGCACGCACACCTTCACCTCGTCGGCGATGGTCAGGGTCCAGTGGGTGTCGGGCGAGGGCATCGGCGACTGGCTGGGCATCGCATCAGGCATCGGCGGGGTCGGCGCTAGGCGCTCCAGCGCCCCTTCAGCCAGCGCGCGCTCGGCGGCCTGAGTCGGCGTGGGCTGATTGGGATCGCGCTGCGAGGGCACCTCGAAAACCCGCGGCGCCTCGCCGGCGCAGTGAATGCGCCACATCTCGCGCAGCGCCCACTCGAAGGTGCGGGTGAAGCCGACCTCATCGCGCAGGGCGCTGGCTTCCAGTCTGGGGCGCAAGGTGGCGCGATACCGGCGCAGGCGCTCGGGGTCTTGCGCCAGTTCAACGACGATGCGCACATAGTCATCGGCGTCCTGGGCGATCAGCTCCGGCAGCTCCAGCCGGGTCAGGATGCTCGCGCCGACGCGCGCGGCATGGCGGTCGCCGCATTCGGTGACGACTGGCACGCCCATCCACAACGCCTCCACCGTGGTGGTGGTGCCGTTGTAGGGAAAGGTATCGAGGGCGATATCCGCCTGGTGATACCACGGAAAATGGTCGGCCTGACGCGGCGTTCGCGGTAATCCCTCAATTCGCTCAGCCGCCACCCCCGCGCGCGCCAATTGCTCGATGACCGTATCCCAAACGCGCACATCCGCCGCCAGACCGCTCTTTAACATTAGCCGCGAGCCGGGCACGGCGATGAGAATACGCGCCCAGCGCGCCAGAATCCCTGGCCCAAGTTTGGCAAGATTGTTAAAGGAAACAAAGGTCAGCGAAGACCGCTCGGTGCTCGGCGGCTGGCACGCCTGCAGATTCCGCACCGGCTCTGGTGGGCGATAGCACAGAAACCCGTCTGGCAACCGCAGCAGCCGCTCACTGTGAAAGGCATCGGCCTCCGGCGGGTCGGTCACCGCATCCACCAACCGATAATCCATCGCTGTCAGCCCGGTGGTGTTAGGATAGCCGAGCCAGGTCACTTGGACCGGCGCCGCCCGCTCGGCAAACACCGGCAGCCGGTTCTTGCCGCTGTGACCCGCCAAATCCACCAGTACATCAATTCGGTCGGCAGCAATCCGCGCCGCAAGCGCGTGGTCATCCAACGCCGCGCACGGCACCCAGTGCGCGACCCGCGCCCGGCACCAATGCGTCATCGCATCCGTGCGCTCGCCATTGGCATAGGCAAACAACTCCACTGCCTCGCGGCCATGGTGCTCCAGCCAAGCGCTGAGAAAGAAGGCCACCGAATGGATGGCAAAGTCCGCCGACACCAAGCCCACGCGCAACCGCCGCCGCGCCTCCTCGCCCGGCGCCGCCCGCCACACCGGCGCCTGCGCCGGCTGGGCGTAGGCGCGGTGCGCCGCGAACACGGTCTCGCGCGCGACATCGTCGCGATAATTAAACCCAAACAACCGGTTAGAGTCAGTGTAAAACGCCACCGGATTCAGGCGCCGCGCCTGTTCATGCGCGGCTTCGGCCTCATCCAGGCGCCCGAGCAACTGCAGCGTGTTACCCAGATTGTTATGCGCCATGGCCAAGCTTGCATCCAGGGCCAACGCGCGGCGAAAGGCCGCCTCCGCCGCGCGCAGTTGCCCCAGCCGATGCAAGGCATTGCCCCGGTTGTAGTGCGCCTCCACGAGATTCGGATCAAGCGCCAACGCGGCATCGTAAGCCTGCACCGCCTCGCGCGAGCGACTTTGATGAAAGAGCAAACTGCCACGATTGCAATGCGCCCGCGCTGAGCGCGGATCCAGGCGCAAGGCCGTCTCGCACGCCTGCAGCGCCTCGTCAAAACGCCCCAACGCCCGCAAGGCCAATCCGCGGTCGATATGGGCCGCGACATACCCCGGGCGCCGCGCGATGGCCTGTTCGAACGCCGCCAATGCCGCCTGCGGCGCGTCTTGCGATAGCAGCAGATTGCCCAAATTGCGCTGCGCCTCGGGGTAGCCCGGCACCAGCGCCAACGCCCGGCGGTAATACTGCTCGGCCTGCGCCGGGTCGCCCAAGTCCGCATGCGCCCGTCCCAGGCTGTTCAAGACCGAGGCATCCTTGGGCGCCAGCGCCAGCGCGCGGCGCAGCGCCGCCACGCCTGCCTGCGTCTCGCCCAAGCGCACCTCAATGGTGCCCAGCACCTTCCAGGCAAAGGCGTCCTGTTCATTCGCCGCCACCAGCGCCTGCGCCGCCGCCCGTCCAGCCACATCCTCACCGCGATCAAAGAGCGCCGTCAGCCGCTGGTGCGCGCCCGCCAGCGCCGCCGACGCGGCTCGGGTTCCCGCCGCGCGCGGCCGTGCCATCGCTTGTGTCTTCTTGCGCTTGCTCTTGCTCACTGCTCCACCCCGTCCGCGCGCGGATTAGTCGTCAAACACCAGCATCCCGGCGTTGGGGTCTTCCAGGACAAACGGCTCTCGTTCCCGCGCGCGCCCCTGCTGCTCGCCCAGGCGCGTCCCGAGCTTGGTCAGGTTCTCCATACGGCGCAAACACGGCGCCGAGATCAGTTGCGCATAGGCCAGCGCCAAGCCGCCCTGCTCGCGCAGGCGCAAAAACGCCTGATCCGTCAACCCATCCAGGCGCTGCGCACTGACCCGCAACAACCCCTCCCCCAGCTCTGGCCAGGGTTCCAGCACACCGCTGGCATCCAGTGCATCCAGCACCGGCCGATCGCGCACCGGCAATGGCAGTCGCGTCTTCATCAGTTGCACCAGTCGCTCCAGCTCGGGCGCGAAAGCGCCCTCGGGGGTAAACAGCGGCTCACCCTCGCTCGCTGACAACCAATCGGAGGTTTCATCCACCACCACCACCGCCTCCGCCCCGTTCATCTGCAACGAGAAAGGATGACAGCGCACCACCGTTGGCACATAACCGCCCAACCAACCGCCTTTCGGCCCGACATGCACATTCTCCCCGGCGCGGCGCCCGAGAATGGCCACCAGGCGCAACGTCCCCTGCGCATCGCGACTCAAGGCCAAGGGCAGGTCAACCGCCGCGCGCGCCGCCTCCGCGACCGCAAGCGGCGCCAAGGGTTGTTCAGCCAGGAAAAACAGCGGTCCCAGCCGCCGACGCAAATGCCCATGGCGCGCCTTCGTCAGTGCAACCTGATTCATTTCACCTCCAAGATCTCCAGCAAGGGCGCGAGCGATGCCTCATAGCGCCGCCATTTCGCGGTGCTGCTCTGGTACATGGGCTGGCGCACCTGGCTGACGCTGGCCGTGCGCACCGCCCGCTTGGTTTCGTGAAAGGACGCCACCTGCGCATCCCAGCCCACTCCGACAAACTCCAGCAGCCTTCGGCTCCAGATCTCCTGGTCGGCGACCAGATCCTCGTAGCGAAACTCAAAGATCCTCAGCGGCAAGACCGCGCGCCAATGGCGCATGATCCGCTGATAGTCATTGATCTGACGCCCGATCTTGACCAGATCGAAGGCATAGCCCATGCCGGCGTGCTTGGCCTTGAAATTCTGCTGATAGTTCGACAACGCGGTGTCGCGCGGATCGCGTTGCACATGGATGATCTTCGCACCGGGAAAGATCAAGGCAATCAGCCCCAGATGCATGAAGTTATGCGGCATCTTATCGACCACATACGGATGCTCACTGTCATGCTGCTTCAAACCCTTGAGGTAGAAGCGCACCGCCTCCTCGCGCAGATCCGGCGTGAAATCGCCCAGACACGTCGGATAGGGGCGCCCCTTCTTGATCACCGCCGGCAGCAACTGGGCCAGCCGCGGCATCAAGTCCAGCTCGCCGGCGCCAAAAATCGCCGGATGGGAACTGAGGATTTGCTCCGTCAGCGTGGTGCCCGAGCGCGGCATCCCCACCACGAAC
Above is a genomic segment from Thiorhodovibrio litoralis containing:
- a CDS encoding FkbM family methyltransferase, encoding MSKSKRKKTQAMARPRAAGTRAASAALAGAHQRLTALFDRGEDVAGRAAAQALVAANEQDAFAWKVLGTIEVRLGETQAGVAALRRALALAPKDASVLNSLGRAHADLGDPAQAEQYYRRALALVPGYPEAQRNLGNLLLSQDAPQAALAAFEQAIARRPGYVAAHIDRGLALRALGRFDEALQACETALRLDPRSARAHCNRGSLLFHQSRSREAVQAYDAALALDPNLVEAHYNRGNALHRLGQLRAAEAAFRRALALDASLAMAHNNLGNTLQLLGRLDEAEAAHEQARRLNPVAFYTDSNRLFGFNYRDDVARETVFAAHRAYAQPAQAPVWRAAPGEEARRRLRVGLVSADFAIHSVAFFLSAWLEHHGREAVELFAYANGERTDAMTHWCRARVAHWVPCAALDDHALAARIAADRIDVLVDLAGHSGKNRLPVFAERAAPVQVTWLGYPNTTGLTAMDYRLVDAVTDPPEADAFHSERLLRLPDGFLCYRPPEPVRNLQACQPPSTERSSLTFVSFNNLAKLGPGILARWARILIAVPGSRLMLKSGLAADVRVWDTVIEQLARAGVAAERIEGLPRTPRQADHFPWYHQADIALDTFPYNGTTTTVEALWMGVPVVTECGDRHAARVGASILTRLELPELIAQDADDYVRIVVELAQDPERLRRYRATLRPRLEASALRDEVGFTRTFEWALREMWRIHCAGEAPRVFEVPSQRDPNQPTPTQAAERALAEGALERLAPTPPMPDAMPSQSPMPSPDTHWTLTIADEVKVCVPPDVRRMTAYVLLEQEDWFEAELPFLRELVQPGMGVLDIGANHGLYALSLAKRLRGQGRVIACEPASAPADMLKRSIAANGFGDVLTLLRVGLSDHQGEATLTIGANSELNTLNAEAGAAPGQTETVRLTTLDALLDSANWPAGFQVDVLKLDAEGEEIRILQGGAYFFAEQNPLVLFEWKHGNAPNTGLLEAFAALGYDRYRLVPGLQALAPVLPDEELDGYQLNLFACKPSRAAQLQASGWLLTSAEVNAEAPAPVRRWAEALQGLPFVASIKADGATLPAWQRLDRAGDVHWAQYEAALDACLSAADAGQSLSARWAWLRHSRARLEQLAEAGDAHLATILLRIRVLSACGERAAAAKLNGKLIKVFDQQRLQVKLDRPFLPPSARFDDCEPRAMGKECAMAAWLRAAMHESRERLRAHSSYFQCNTGLFRQLGANPNRSFEMDRRIALQAWLTGAPMRLDSTHPLRAGPVGPAHRNRAWWQRVGKEVRDVCGPRRIGRPVASDGYRWVFCAGMQRSGSTWSYNVTRHLMAQAKGAAAVTAGYCGEGRRVDARLNEQAAVAGYHVLKFHGATSGAIDLAGQGAAKVIVTYRPPMNAVASMVDFFGAKLEHAVGQIIRSIDDMRRWRATGHALFIAFDDLMLRDVASIRRIARFLDVKAADEVIERIARETSFSATQQRAEALDSKGAVLIKAGDSHYDPESLLHVGHAPLGQDRDWRRQLTAEQQAYALKALDRWIDAGGGWRPDAFCDEEVGPVSYQGRE
- a CDS encoding SapC family protein, yielding MNQVALTKARHGHLRRRLGPLFFLAEQPLAPLAVAEAARAAVDLPLALSRDAQGTLRLVAILGRRAGENVHVGPKGGWLGGYVPTVVRCHPFSLQMNGAEAVVVVDETSDWLSASEGEPLFTPEGAFAPELERLVQLMKTRLPLPVRDRPVLDALDASGVLEPWPELGEGLLRVSAQRLDGLTDQAFLRLREQGGLALAYAQLISAPCLRRMENLTKLGTRLGEQQGRAREREPFVLEDPNAGMLVFDD
- a CDS encoding class I SAM-dependent methyltransferase; translation: MTDWTAGYVADLGYTHGYYNELNPTRIALALLQAGLALPRITTACELGFGQGLSLNLHAAASPVRWWGTDFNPSQAAFAQELTRIAGSEARVFDDAFADFAQRHDLPGFDFIALHGIWSWISDENRRVIAEFARRHLNPGGVLYISYNCFPGWAAFVPLRELLKAHTDILGAPGQGRVGRIDGAIGFVERLLATNPAYARENPAIAARFNKLKEHNRAYLAHEYFNRDWAPMSLGTMAEWLQPAKLDYAGSAHPLDAIDAIHLTEEQRTLLAEIPDPLFRAGVRNFMVNQQFRRDYWVKGPRRLNALEQRAQIRALRLVLTTSGADVPIKVTGTLGKATLNEALYTALLEILTDHQPRTFAQIEQALVGKKIAFAQLWETVRILAGGGHLHLAQDEAVASERRTHTDALNAHLMQQARGSDAIRFLASPVTGGGIHVDRFHQLFLLARQQGRQMPADWAAFVWEQLKAQGQRVLKEGKALESEADNLAHLTGEAESFAAKRLAVMEALQVA